A stretch of Chitinophaga caeni DNA encodes these proteins:
- a CDS encoding RagB/SusD family nutrient uptake outer membrane protein yields MRKKFIPYIATAIMTVGLATSCSKMEEDPYGLINSQTFYKNADDARAAIIYAYSILPEVGYYSRGYYIITELPTENLTQKGDAGVGNLELDELRTTSTNTDLDNIWTYMYRGIARANAVIQNVPNIPGMVDAERNQITGEGYFLRALHFFNLVRMFGEVPLRTITIDDASQIPLAKSSIQEIYDQIISDLQNADQLLTQERISEGRANKAAVEGLLAKVYLHLASSKDYGSPGYDFVANADEMYQQAKLYAGKAVNDHQGKFNFSDQLPDVFSIDVYKKAAVSEHIFDAAVDRSGDREGSFSKLPNMFLPADRPMTILYDQIDSSSSSMDIGQGWGHFRTESAIYDSYATNDKRKTQLIVSSYSNNGSVYQLDINSSSRPFSRKFIDPDRIGDASSANSPIIRYSDILLVYAEACGPTTEGYAAVNKIRNRAGIGDLNPSLDITSFRNAVIQERAWELAFEGNRLFDLRRTNSMERVLVQQYGKTITSGAYFFPVPQRELDTNPLMK; encoded by the coding sequence ATGAGAAAAAAATTCATACCATATATTGCAACGGCCATCATGACGGTGGGCCTTGCTACGAGTTGTTCCAAGATGGAAGAGGATCCCTACGGGTTAATCAACTCCCAAACATTTTACAAAAATGCGGATGATGCGCGTGCTGCGATCATTTATGCATATTCTATTCTGCCGGAAGTAGGGTATTACAGCCGCGGCTATTATATCATTACCGAGCTGCCCACCGAGAACCTGACACAAAAAGGAGATGCGGGCGTGGGTAACCTTGAGCTGGATGAATTGCGTACCACGTCTACAAATACGGATTTGGACAATATCTGGACTTATATGTACCGCGGTATTGCCAGGGCTAACGCGGTGATCCAAAATGTACCGAATATTCCGGGAATGGTAGATGCAGAACGTAACCAGATCACCGGTGAAGGGTATTTTCTGCGCGCCTTGCATTTCTTTAACCTGGTGAGGATGTTCGGAGAAGTGCCGTTAAGAACAATTACGATCGATGATGCTTCACAAATTCCATTGGCAAAATCATCGATACAAGAAATTTACGATCAAATTATCAGCGATCTTCAAAATGCTGACCAGTTGCTCACGCAAGAACGCATTAGCGAAGGTCGCGCCAATAAAGCTGCCGTAGAGGGTTTGCTGGCTAAAGTATATTTACACCTCGCTTCCTCGAAAGATTATGGCAGCCCCGGTTACGATTTCGTAGCGAATGCCGACGAGATGTACCAGCAAGCAAAATTATATGCCGGAAAAGCGGTCAATGATCATCAAGGTAAATTTAACTTTTCAGATCAGCTGCCCGATGTATTCAGCATCGATGTGTATAAAAAGGCTGCTGTTTCCGAACATATTTTCGATGCGGCGGTAGACAGGAGCGGTGATCGCGAAGGGAGTTTCTCCAAGCTGCCCAACATGTTTTTACCGGCCGATCGCCCGATGACAATATTATATGATCAAATTGATTCCAGTAGCTCATCAATGGATATCGGGCAAGGTTGGGGGCATTTCCGCACCGAGTCTGCCATATATGATAGCTATGCAACAAACGATAAACGAAAAACGCAACTGATCGTATCTTCTTATTCCAACAATGGTTCGGTTTACCAGTTAGATATTAACAGCAGTTCCAGGCCATTTAGCCGCAAGTTCATTGATCCCGACAGGATTGGCGATGCAAGTAGTGCGAACTCGCCCATTATACGTTACTCCGATATCCTATTGGTGTACGCGGAAGCATGCGGACCAACAACGGAAGGGTATGCTGCTGTCAATAAAATCAGGAACAGGGCCGGTATCGGGGATCTGAACCCGTCTTTGGATATTACTTCCTTCAGGAACGCCGTGATTCAAGAAAGGGCTTGGGAATTAGCATTTGAAGGTAACCGGTTATTTGATCTGCGCAGGACGAACAGCATGGAAAGGGTGTTGGTGCAGCAGTACGGTAAAACCATTACCAGCGGAGCTTATTTCTTCCCGGTTCCTCAGCGCGAACTTGATACGAATCCATTAATGAAATAA